From Endozoicomonas sp. 8E, the proteins below share one genomic window:
- a CDS encoding PIN domain-containing protein, with protein sequence MYLIPAAVSALLGIGGASREILRLCLNRQLNPLMGNALYTEYESLLNRLALWNKSRTAESEREQVLNTLLSITQWVEIYYLWRPKLPDEADNHLVKLAMAGGASPVITKNIKDVGRGELRFDHLTICNPEDFIREIRQ encoded by the coding sequence CAGCTGCTGTTTCGGCGCTTCTCGGTATTGGCGGCGCAAGCCGGGAAATTCTCAGGTTGTGTCTGAATCGCCAGTTGAACCCTCTGATGGGCAATGCACTTTATACCGAGTATGAGTCGCTGTTAAACAGGCTAGCGCTCTGGAATAAAAGCCGTACTGCTGAGTCGGAACGTGAACAGGTGCTCAACACGCTGCTAAGTATTACCCAGTGGGTTGAGATCTATTATCTCTGGCGGCCAAAATTACCAGACGAAGCTGATAATCACCTGGTAAAGCTGGCGATGGCTGGCGGTGCCAGCCCTGTCATCACCAAGAACATTAAAGATGTTGGTCGCGGAGAACTGAGGTTTGACCACCTAACCATTTGTAATCCAGAAGACTTTATTAGGGAGATCAGGCAATGA
- a CDS encoding type II toxin-antitoxin system PemK/MazF family toxin: MPSAGTIVTINFPFSDLSSTKRRPALTLASVGKGDVILCQITSKPYSDPTAIVITPNDFNQGILDRESFARPGKLFTAHQSIICQEIATIKAEKFNAIIHRLHQIISRKVQ; encoded by the coding sequence ATGCCTTCAGCAGGAACAATAGTCACTATCAATTTCCCGTTCTCCGACTTGTCGTCAACTAAACGCCGCCCGGCTCTTACACTTGCCAGCGTCGGAAAAGGTGATGTTATTCTCTGTCAGATCACCAGTAAACCATACTCTGATCCGACAGCAATTGTTATCACTCCGAACGATTTCAACCAGGGAATCCTTGACCGTGAGAGCTTTGCGCGCCCGGGAAAGTTATTCACGGCACACCAAAGCATTATCTGCCAAGAAATCGCGACCATAAAAGCAGAGAAATTCAATGCAATTATTCATCGTTTACATCAAATTATTTCACGAAAAGTGCAATAA
- a CDS encoding toxin-antitoxin system HicB family antitoxin, whose translation MNVLTIRLTEEIHERLKQLAKSRNISLNKLMDELSTIALAEFDTYNRYLVRAESGNPKEALKILDRLDSESR comes from the coding sequence ATGAACGTACTTACCATTCGACTAACCGAAGAAATACATGAACGCTTGAAGCAATTGGCCAAGTCCAGAAATATCAGTCTGAACAAATTGATGGATGAATTATCGACCATCGCCTTGGCAGAGTTTGATACCTATAACCGTTACCTGGTCAGAGCAGAATCAGGTAATCCAAAGGAAGCTCTGAAGATTCTGGACAGGCTGGACAGTGAGTCACGGTAA